From a single Hyla sarda isolate aHylSar1 unplaced genomic scaffold, aHylSar1.hap1 scaffold_1216, whole genome shotgun sequence genomic region:
- the LOC130303372 gene encoding histone H2B 1.1, which translates to MPDPAKSAPAPKKGSKKAVTKTQKKDGKKRRKTRKESYAIYVYKVLKQVHPDTGISSKAMGIMNSFVNDIFERIAGEASRLAHYNKRSTITSREIQTAVRLLLPGELAKHAVSEGTKAVTKYTSAK; encoded by the coding sequence ATGCCTGATCCCGCCAAGTCTGCACCAGCGCCCAAGAAAGGCTccaagaaagccgtgaccaagacTCAGAAAAAGGACGGCAAGAAGCGGAGGAAGACTAGGAAGGAAAGCTATGCCATCTACGTGTACAAGGTGCTCAAGCAGGTCCACCCTGACACCGGCATATCCTCCAAGGCCATGGGCATCATGAACTCctttgtcaacgatatcttcgagcgcatcgcaggggaagcctcccgcctggctcactacaacaagcgctccaccatcacctcccgggagatccagaccgccgtgcgcctgctgctgcctggagagctggccaagcacgccgtgtccgagggcaccaaggccgtcaccaagtacaccagcgccaagtaa
- the LOC130303370 gene encoding histone H2A type 1 has translation MSGRGKQGGKVRAKAKTRSSRAGLQFPVGRVHRLLRKGNYAERVGAGAPVYLAAVLEYLTAEILELAGNAARDNKKTRIIPRHLQLAVRNDEELNKLLGGVTIAQGGVLPNIQAVLLPKKTESSKAAKSK, from the coding sequence ATGTCTGGACGCGGCAAACAAGGAGGGAAGGTTCGGGCTAAGGCCAAGACCCGCTCATCCCGGGCAGGACTCCAGTTCCCCGTCGGTCGTGTGCACAGGCTTCTCCGCAAAGGGAACTACGCCGAGAGGGTGGGCGCCGGTGCTCCGGTCTACCTTGCCGCTGTGCTGGAGTATTTAACCGCTGAGATCCTGGAATTGGCCGGTAATGCCGCCCGGGACAACAAGAAGACCCGCAtcatcccccgtcacctgcagctggccgtgcgcaatgacgaggagcTGAACAAGCTGCTGGGTGGGGTGACCATCGCCCAGGGAGGCGTCCTGCCCAACATCCAGGCCGTGCTGCTGCCCAAGAAGACCGAGAGCAGCAAAGCGGCCAAGAGCAAGTGA
- the LOC130303373 gene encoding histone H4 produces the protein MSGRGKGGKGLGKGGAKRHRKVLRDNIQGITKPAIRRLARRGGVKRISGLIYEETRGVLKVFLENVIRDAVTYTEHAKRKTVTAMDVVYALKRQGRTLYGFGG, from the coding sequence ATGTCGGGACGCGGCAAAGGAGGAAAAGGTCTCGGTAAGGGCGGAGCCAAGCGGCACAGGAAGGTGCTCCGTGATAACATCCAGGGCATCACTAAGCCTGCAATCCGCCGTCTAGCTCGCAGGGGAGGTGTGAAGCGTATCTCCGGCCTCATCTATGAAGAGACTCGCGGTGTCCTGAAGGTTTTCCTGGAGAACGTCATCCGTGACGCCGTCACCTACACCGAGCACGCCAAGAGGAAGACCGTCACCGCTATGGACGTCGTGTACGCCCTCAAGCGCCAGGGCCGCACTCTTTACGGCTTCGGAGGTTAA